One region of Drosophila subobscura isolate 14011-0131.10 chromosome J, UCBerk_Dsub_1.0, whole genome shotgun sequence genomic DNA includes:
- the LOC117894447 gene encoding nucleolar protein dao-5 isoform X3 has product MVLDIKMCRFDNVPWGFRLVGGADYDYPLTVVKVTEGSIADEAGLRVEDIIVRINDTAAMPLTHDEAHRLIMNSGSVFYFGVYREFEEEVFECPKRFPTSESSLTKSPTPTPTATPPLSLSPTPSLLRLAEAANARTPELRSELVEAPVEERRQAMSEVHSEDNREEGGDRGGRLYLPELPDRPCSALSERAEIKLVEEEIAAVLSGETEVLKEHSVLGVNFYRLFPKPGVCMASDVLRSLNEEVTKTKLEKDKENRKWSTFLQRPDRPVPKSKQQLEAERRAANAYKVTIVKSAPRGSSPMPEAKPAPKEATPPAPEEVKQEEVKEEPAKEQETEEEEKEEEPLPTDSEVPNLEQLPQGEEGAQEDEDQQEKADAPKDVSDGLTEAEAPPAASDEATEPGTPAAPPSASPPPKSEEEQALERQLADVQKQLAALSTLPSTIQSTLDAVTKQLADLLPTFKLQQQPQAMPQIDEGLGEEGEEPSQAQCQPQSQSQSGSQMAAGEMEDAGNGISISGADKPLSGPCENNENRCDANDLEVAEISRSTDDNRQDQEQQQQAAAKAQPQEQELSEEQSFKKQKKHDVIEELEEHLVRKNNPRRSKRAFGPLVPSSERPLVLPGGRRWYRPKDAYNDEFIAETLSAQAELITGSTLGVNFMKYQKPERKIDLNRSEVYKYLNPHLDRAPVRGIEVRAPLVAAESDIRQAVQS; this is encoded by the exons ATGGTGCTCGATATCAAGATGTGCCGCTTCGACAATGTGCCCTGGGGCTTTCGGCTGGTGGGCGGTGCGGACTACGATTATCCCCTAACGGTGGTTAAG GTGACCGAGGGGAGCATTGCCGATGAAGCTGGACTGCGGGTGGAGGACATCATTGTGCGCATCAATGACACCGCTGCCATGCCGCTCACCCATGACGAGGCCCACCGCCTAATAATGAACAGTGGCAGCGTCTTCTACTTTGGTGTTTACCG cgAGTTCGAGGAGGAGGTGTTCGAGTGCCCCAAGCGTTTCCCCACCAGCGAGAGTTCGTTGACCAAgtcccccactcccactcccactgccactcctccCCTCTCGCTGTCTCCCACTCCGTCGCTGCTTCGGCTGGCGGAAGCCGCAAATGCTCGCACTCCGGAACTCCGGTCGGAGCTCGTGGAAGCCCCCGTGGAAGAACGTCGCCAAGCCATGTCGGAAGTGCATTCGGAAGACAATCGCGAGGAAGGAGGAGACCGAGGAGGACGCCTGTATTTGCCCGAATTACCCGATCGTCCGTGCTCGGCGCTGTCAGAGCGGGCGGAAATTAAGCTCGTGGAGGAGGAAATTGCCGCCGTGCTGTCCGGCGAGACGGAGGTGCTCAAGGAGCACAGTGTCCTGGG CGTCAATTTCTACAGGCTCTTCCCCAAGCCGGGCGTCTGCATGGCCAGCGATGTGCTGCGCTCCCTCAACGAGGAGGTGACCAAAACGAAGCTGGAGAAGGACAAGGAGAACCGCAAGTGGTCCACGTTCCTGCAGCGCCCCGATCGCCCCGTGCCcaagagcaagcagcagctggaggcggagCGGCGAGCGGCCAATGCCTACAAGGTGACGATTGTCAAGTCTGCGCCACGCGGCAGCTCTCCCATG CCGGAAGCGAAGCCGGCGCCAAAGGAAGCAACGCCGCCAGCGCCAGAGGAAgtcaagcaggaggaggtgaAGGAGGAGCCAGCCAAAGAGCAGgaaacggaggaggaggagaaggaggaggagccgctgCCCACGGACAGCGAGGTGCCGAATttggagcagctgccgcaAGGGGAGGAAGGGGCTCAGGAGGATGAGGACCAACAGGAGAAGGCCGATGCCCCAAAGGACGTGTCCGACGGCCTAACCGAAGCGGAAGCACCGCCTGCGGCCAGCGACGAGGCCACTGAGCCCGGCACCCCTGCTGCACCCCCCTCTGCATCTCCGCCACCCAAAAGCGAGGAGGAACAGGCGCTGGAGCGGCAGCTGGCCGATGTGCAAAAGCAGCTCGCTGCCCTCTCCACTCTGCCCTCGACCATACAGTCCACGCTGGACGCGGTGACCAAGCAGCTGGCCGACCTGCTGCCCACATTCAAGctccagcaacagccgcaggcCATGCCACAAATCGACGAAGGCCTGGGCGAGGAGGGAGAGGAGCCCAGCCAGGCGCAGtgccagccccagtcccagtcccagtccggATCCCAAATGGCCGCTGGCGAAATGGAGGATGcag GCAACGGCATATCCATATCTGGGGCCGACAAGCCACTGTCGGGGCCATGTGAAAATAATGAGAATAGATGCGATGCCAACGACCTGGAAGTGGCGGAAATTTCGCGCTCAACTGACGACAATCGCCAggatcaggagcagcagcagcaggcagctgcaaaagctcagccacaggagcaggagctcaGCGAGGAGCAGAGCTTCAAGAAGCAGAAG AAACACGATGTCAttgaggagctggaggagcattTGGTGCGCAAAAACAATCCTCGCCGTTCGAAGCGTGCCTTTGGGCCACTGGTGCCATCATCGGAGCGGCCATTGGTGCTGCCGGGCGGCCGACGCTGGTATCGGCCCAAGGATGCCTACAACGATGAATTCATAGCCGAGACACTGAGCGCCCAGGCGGAACTCATCACGGGCAGCACTCTCGG GGTCAACTTCATGAAGTACCAAAAACCGGAGCGCAAAATCGATCTGAATCGCAGCGAGGTATACAAATATCTCAATCCTCATTTGGATCGTGCGCCCGTGCGGGGCATCGAGGTGCGTGCACCACTGGTGGCCGCCGAGTCCGACATACGTCAGGCCGTGCAGTCATAg